In the Arthrobacter zhaoxinii genome, one interval contains:
- a CDS encoding ABC transporter substrate-binding protein, whose amino-acid sequence MKRIRGIGAVAFAGAVALALTGCQQGSASNGSDSEGDGAVTLQFQSLSDQPATQEAVKTIVDTWNAENEDVQVEIVQAGWDGTFDKLITQFAGGTAPDIIHYEASSIVSFASDGYLADLTDHIDADLKSDISEGVWDSVTQDGEIIAYPSTLQSYMVFANADLLEAAGVEVPSGETMTWEELQEIARATTTGGNYGLGWGLASPTAAMMSLSLGFDGGFFDGEGAEASIEVGDGELAVPELIHEMAYTDKSIEPTSLTQSGSDVLASFYGGKVAMTVQGSFQAANIAADAPEGFNWVALPPLEGSAGAIQAANPQTYSVNVDSEYVEESAEFLNFFMNGENLASIAYADALIPSSGSARTEVETLAADDPAWTQVLASGEGLEGPPFLKVEKYTEWKDTIATPAYQQYLADQITSEELSAQLSDGWTDIAG is encoded by the coding sequence ATGAAGAGAATCCGAGGCATCGGCGCCGTCGCGTTTGCGGGCGCGGTCGCCCTTGCGCTGACCGGTTGCCAGCAGGGCAGCGCCAGCAACGGCTCGGACAGCGAGGGTGACGGCGCCGTCACCCTCCAGTTCCAGTCGCTGTCCGACCAGCCCGCGACCCAGGAAGCCGTGAAGACGATCGTCGACACCTGGAATGCGGAAAACGAGGACGTCCAGGTCGAGATCGTCCAGGCTGGATGGGACGGGACGTTCGACAAGCTCATCACCCAGTTCGCCGGCGGAACCGCACCGGACATCATCCACTACGAGGCCAGCTCCATCGTCTCCTTCGCGTCCGACGGCTACCTCGCCGATCTGACGGACCATATCGACGCCGACCTGAAGTCGGACATTTCAGAGGGCGTCTGGGATTCCGTCACCCAGGACGGGGAAATCATCGCGTACCCGTCGACGCTGCAGTCCTACATGGTCTTCGCCAATGCCGACCTCCTTGAGGCCGCCGGGGTGGAGGTGCCCAGCGGCGAGACGATGACGTGGGAGGAGCTGCAGGAGATAGCCCGGGCAACAACCACGGGCGGGAACTACGGCCTGGGCTGGGGTCTCGCGTCGCCGACGGCGGCGATGATGAGCCTCTCGCTCGGCTTCGACGGCGGGTTCTTCGACGGCGAAGGCGCCGAGGCATCGATCGAGGTCGGCGACGGTGAGCTTGCCGTGCCGGAACTCATCCACGAGATGGCCTACACGGACAAGTCGATTGAGCCCACGTCGCTGACGCAGTCCGGCTCGGACGTGCTGGCATCGTTCTACGGCGGCAAGGTGGCCATGACCGTGCAGGGTTCCTTCCAGGCCGCGAACATCGCCGCCGATGCCCCCGAGGGCTTCAACTGGGTGGCGCTGCCGCCGCTGGAGGGCTCAGCCGGTGCCATTCAGGCGGCCAATCCGCAGACTTATTCGGTGAACGTCGATTCCGAGTATGTGGAGGAATCGGCAGAGTTCCTCAACTTCTTTATGAACGGTGAGAACCTCGCCTCCATCGCCTACGCCGACGCGCTGATCCCCTCGTCCGGCTCGGCCCGCACCGAGGTGGAGACCCTGGCCGCGGATGACCCGGCCTGGACCCAGGTGCTGGCCTCCGGCGAAGGACTCGAGGGACCGCCGTTCCTCAAGGTGGAGAAGTACACGGAGTGGAAGGACACCATCGCGACCCCCGCGTACCAGCAGTACCTGGCCGATCAAATCACCAGCGAGGAGCTGTCGGCCCAGCTCTCCGACGGCTGGACGGATATCGCGGGCTGA
- a CDS encoding ADP-ribosylglycohydrolase family protein has translation MRLTWAQPEDLVAGELTALREQGVAESGIAPIEQRWTDAGGPIRPAPSGAGGIPAPPAMRVLARTLLDELQALQVPSAEEPDEWNDIAALLPPPAPAAPPPPAPAAPPGPAPAASVSFGRVHGAWLGRAAGCLLGKPVEKIPREGIEQLARAAGNWPIHTYFTAAGLSRDLAQRWPWNRRSAPTSLAENIHGMPEDDDLNFAILALELIETHGRNLTTEHIAAAWLAELPAGRIFTAERAAYRNLLDARIIPDTARHHNPFREWIGALIRADVHGWAHPGDARAAAASAWTDARLSHTRNGIYGEMWAAALCSASLTETTADAALDAADAVLPPASRLAAAVHLGRGTGRSLAEGSLTAAAALDVLHTEFAGMHWVHTLNNAALAACALQAYGGDFDAAVALAVAGGWDTDSVGATVGSVVGGLLGAGAIDEAWTAPLQDRIATSLPGGAERSIHELAERTLRLSQGTL, from the coding sequence ATGCGACTGACCTGGGCGCAGCCGGAGGACCTGGTCGCCGGCGAGCTGACCGCACTCCGCGAGCAGGGCGTTGCGGAGAGCGGCATCGCGCCGATCGAGCAGCGGTGGACGGACGCCGGCGGACCGATCCGGCCCGCGCCGTCCGGGGCAGGCGGCATCCCGGCCCCGCCCGCGATGCGCGTCCTCGCCCGCACCCTGCTTGATGAGCTGCAGGCACTGCAGGTGCCGAGCGCGGAGGAACCGGACGAGTGGAACGACATCGCCGCCCTGCTCCCGCCGCCCGCCCCGGCCGCACCGCCGCCGCCCGCCCCGGCCGCGCCACCCGGCCCGGCCCCGGCGGCATCCGTGTCCTTCGGACGGGTGCACGGGGCCTGGCTGGGCCGGGCGGCGGGCTGCCTGCTGGGAAAGCCCGTGGAGAAGATTCCCCGCGAAGGGATCGAACAGCTCGCCCGGGCCGCCGGGAACTGGCCGATCCACACCTATTTCACCGCGGCAGGGCTCTCCCGGGACCTCGCGCAGCGCTGGCCCTGGAACCGCCGCTCCGCCCCGACGTCGCTGGCCGAGAACATCCACGGCATGCCCGAAGACGACGATCTGAACTTCGCCATCCTCGCGCTCGAGCTGATCGAGACCCACGGCAGGAACCTGACGACGGAGCACATCGCGGCCGCCTGGCTGGCGGAGCTGCCCGCAGGGAGGATCTTCACCGCCGAACGCGCCGCCTACCGGAACCTCCTCGACGCCCGGATCATCCCCGACACGGCACGGCACCACAATCCGTTCCGTGAATGGATCGGCGCGCTCATCCGCGCCGACGTCCACGGCTGGGCACATCCCGGAGATGCCCGCGCCGCCGCCGCCTCGGCCTGGACCGATGCCCGGCTCAGCCATACCCGCAACGGCATCTACGGGGAGATGTGGGCCGCGGCTCTCTGCTCCGCCTCCCTCACCGAGACCACCGCCGACGCCGCCCTGGACGCCGCCGATGCCGTCCTGCCGCCGGCGTCGCGCCTCGCCGCCGCGGTGCACCTCGGCCGGGGGACCGGCCGGTCCCTGGCCGAAGGCTCACTGACCGCTGCTGCCGCACTCGACGTACTCCACACGGAGTTCGCCGGGATGCACTGGGTCCACACCCTCAACAACGCCGCACTCGCAGCCTGCGCGCTCCAGGCCTACGGCGGTGACTTCGACGCCGCCGTTGCGCTCGCCGTCGCGGGCGGATGGGACACCGACTCGGTCGGCGCGACCGTCGGGTCCGTCGTCGGCGGGCTCCTGGGCGCCGGGGCGATCGACGAGGCCTGGACCGCTCCGCTTCAGGACCGCATCGCCACCTCCCTCCCGGGCGGGGCGGAGCGGTCCATCCACGAACTGGCCGAACGGACCCTCCGGTTATCCCAGGGAACGTTATGA
- a CDS encoding HpcH/HpaI aldolase/citrate lyase family protein produces MTRPIMVALYAPADRPERFGKALRAGADAVIVDLEDAVAAARKVEARAALKDFAALWEASGAAAPAVQVRVNALGSSAHDADLAAVAELPPAFGVRLPKTQSTDDVAALRAALPGREVHALLESALAVERAFEIAGAGVASIATGEADLRAELGVPAGPAGEAGLAWSRSRIVNAAAAAGLPAPLMAVYADVVDAAGLEASCRTGRGLGFGGRTAVHPRQLGVIRRVFTPGPSEVARAQHIVDRVQTAAADGTGAFVLADGTFIDVAMVRAAERVIALAGREPGL; encoded by the coding sequence ATGACCCGGCCCATCATGGTTGCGCTCTACGCACCCGCGGACCGTCCCGAGCGGTTCGGGAAGGCGCTGCGCGCGGGGGCGGACGCGGTCATCGTCGACCTCGAAGACGCCGTGGCCGCCGCCCGCAAGGTGGAGGCCCGTGCGGCGCTGAAGGACTTCGCGGCGTTGTGGGAGGCCTCCGGCGCGGCCGCACCCGCGGTCCAGGTGCGGGTGAACGCTCTCGGATCCTCAGCGCACGACGCCGACCTGGCTGCGGTAGCAGAGCTCCCTCCGGCCTTCGGGGTCCGGCTGCCGAAGACGCAGTCGACCGACGACGTCGCCGCCCTTCGCGCCGCGCTGCCGGGGCGTGAGGTGCACGCACTGCTCGAATCGGCGCTGGCGGTCGAGCGGGCCTTCGAGATTGCCGGCGCAGGGGTGGCCTCGATCGCGACCGGAGAAGCGGACCTGCGTGCCGAACTCGGGGTTCCCGCCGGCCCGGCCGGAGAGGCGGGTCTGGCCTGGTCGCGCAGCCGCATCGTTAATGCCGCGGCCGCTGCAGGTCTGCCCGCCCCGCTGATGGCGGTGTACGCCGACGTCGTGGACGCCGCCGGACTGGAAGCCAGCTGCCGCACCGGCCGCGGCCTCGGCTTCGGCGGGCGCACCGCCGTGCATCCGCGCCAGCTCGGCGTCATCCGCCGCGTCTTCACCCCGGGTCCCTCGGAAGTGGCCCGGGCACAGCACATCGTCGACCGCGTGCAAACCGCCGCAGCCGACGGCACCGGCGCCTTCGTGCTGGCGGACGGCACCTTCATCGACGTCGCCATGGTGCGCGCCGCCGAGCGGGTCATCGCCCTGGCCGGGAGGGAACCGGGTTTGTGA
- a CDS encoding ADP-ribosylglycohydrolase family protein yields MNLLRDRVAGVLAGAAVGDALGGATEGWTPEQIEERHGGRVEGIVGPFLADWKTARPIAPYHKGDGHITDDTLMTHALVEVYAKRRRHLDAYDVAGDLVPLMIGERRWVPELEDSALILQRVFLAEKWIVAKLHYGHADPREAGVGNIVNCGATMYMAPVGLVHIGDPRGAYAEAIDLAGAHQSSYGREAAGVFAAAVAASAAPGATVAHVREAVLELAHDGTAAAIRAVFDAVDAFLADGGSEDPRDVARTVRAAVAPFDTVGDHYRAPAMDARLPSRTKSIEELPVALGFVAARGGNLRASVLDAVNYGRDADSIAAMAGAVCGGLHGIDAVPPDWLADVTSASRLDLDAVVSVMTEVVRDVAKADADRAEQRAAALHSLLGREDAACD; encoded by the coding sequence ATGAACCTGTTGCGGGACCGGGTGGCCGGGGTGCTTGCAGGCGCTGCCGTCGGAGATGCCCTGGGCGGTGCGACGGAGGGCTGGACTCCTGAGCAGATCGAGGAGCGCCACGGCGGCCGGGTCGAGGGAATCGTGGGCCCCTTCCTCGCCGACTGGAAAACCGCACGGCCCATCGCGCCGTACCACAAGGGCGACGGGCACATCACGGATGACACCCTCATGACCCATGCCCTCGTGGAGGTGTACGCCAAGCGGCGCCGCCACCTCGACGCCTACGACGTCGCCGGCGATCTGGTGCCGCTGATGATCGGCGAACGCCGCTGGGTCCCCGAACTCGAAGACTCCGCACTGATCCTGCAGCGCGTTTTCCTGGCGGAGAAATGGATCGTCGCGAAGCTGCACTACGGCCATGCGGACCCGCGCGAGGCCGGCGTGGGCAACATCGTTAACTGCGGCGCCACCATGTATATGGCGCCGGTCGGGCTCGTACACATCGGCGACCCGCGCGGTGCCTACGCCGAGGCCATCGACCTCGCCGGCGCCCACCAGTCCTCCTACGGGCGCGAGGCCGCAGGGGTGTTCGCGGCGGCGGTGGCAGCATCCGCCGCCCCCGGGGCCACCGTCGCCCACGTGCGCGAAGCCGTGCTGGAGCTGGCCCACGACGGCACCGCCGCAGCGATCCGCGCCGTCTTCGACGCCGTCGATGCCTTCCTTGCCGACGGCGGATCGGAGGACCCGCGCGACGTCGCCCGGACCGTGCGCGCCGCCGTCGCACCGTTCGACACCGTGGGGGACCACTACCGGGCCCCGGCAATGGACGCCCGCCTGCCCTCGCGCACCAAGTCCATTGAAGAGCTGCCCGTGGCGCTCGGCTTCGTGGCGGCCCGCGGCGGGAACCTGCGGGCGTCGGTGCTCGACGCCGTCAACTACGGCCGCGACGCGGACTCCATCGCGGCGATGGCCGGGGCCGTCTGCGGCGGACTGCACGGGATCGACGCCGTGCCCCCTGACTGGCTGGCCGACGTCACATCCGCCAGCCGCCTCGATCTCGACGCAGTGGTGAGCGTAATGACGGAGGTGGTGCGCGACGTGGCGAAGGCCGACGCGGACCGCGCCGAGCAGCGGGCCGCGGCACTGCACTCACTGCTCGGAAGGGAGGACGCGGCATGCGACTGA
- a CDS encoding SUMF1/EgtB/PvdO family nonheme iron enzyme, protein MSGGFDPLRPREFDLPTRVPLETDLAVGDAALTLDDAKIFAAPADFGDLARWRAQLTAWRNGAWARHLGPSRYDDGASAWASRCFAVAQVWLWDELFFDFEAQRFTPGRFLADARGRFGGLDGIVLWHAYPVIGIDNRNQWDFYNVPGLADAAAELRAAGVAVFLAYMPWDTGTRRGGDDATELAAAVRRIGADSVFLDTLKKADRTLVEVLDAARPGIGLEGESKLTTGRIADHTLSWAQWFADSETPGVLRARWFERRHMQHHIRRWHRDHAEELRSAWLNGVGIVVWEVVFGSWVGWNDRDAATLRRMLPVQRGFHRWLVEGEWTPLTVTTAPLVGSTFELDGATLLLLANTSGSDAEYRLAGSGWAPLHAGDTADTVTVPANGIAAAVRVRTGAAVPAEIGRVQAALAGEPAQHDASFRHRSARRMSAPHRTGAAAPASLPAATVRPVDTAAVTVPPGRYTLTVRFRMRETGMYDGAPYVDEWKPLSPRLHDQRTLDRSVVIPHPVRVAAAEVSEAEYARFLDAIGEHTEARDPERPATKVTFARAREYAAWAGGRLPSEDEWQLAATRPGFVRRTPEVWNWTESEHSDGRTRFVMLKGGSAYRCEGSNWYFDGGVQHPEFSAKLLLPGLGLDASTSIGFRICTDPATDEGETG, encoded by the coding sequence ATGAGTGGTGGGTTCGACCCCCTGCGGCCCCGCGAATTCGACCTGCCCACCCGGGTGCCGCTCGAGACGGATCTGGCGGTCGGGGATGCGGCACTTACCCTCGACGACGCGAAGATTTTCGCAGCTCCGGCCGACTTCGGCGACCTGGCCCGGTGGCGTGCCCAGCTCACCGCGTGGCGGAACGGCGCGTGGGCCCGTCACCTCGGTCCCAGCCGGTACGACGACGGCGCGTCCGCCTGGGCGAGCCGGTGCTTCGCCGTGGCGCAGGTCTGGCTCTGGGACGAGCTGTTTTTCGACTTCGAAGCGCAGCGGTTCACGCCCGGGCGTTTCCTTGCCGACGCCCGCGGGCGCTTCGGCGGCCTTGACGGCATTGTGCTGTGGCACGCCTATCCGGTCATCGGCATCGACAACCGCAACCAGTGGGACTTTTACAACGTGCCGGGCCTTGCCGACGCCGCCGCAGAACTGCGCGCCGCCGGCGTCGCAGTGTTCCTGGCCTACATGCCGTGGGACACCGGAACGCGCCGCGGCGGCGACGACGCCACTGAGCTCGCGGCGGCTGTACGCCGGATCGGTGCGGACAGCGTTTTCCTCGACACGCTGAAGAAGGCCGACCGGACGCTCGTCGAGGTCCTGGATGCTGCACGGCCCGGCATCGGCCTGGAGGGCGAATCAAAGCTCACGACCGGCCGGATCGCCGACCACACACTGTCCTGGGCGCAGTGGTTCGCCGACTCCGAAACCCCCGGGGTCCTTCGCGCGCGGTGGTTCGAACGCCGTCACATGCAGCACCACATCCGCCGCTGGCACCGGGACCACGCCGAAGAACTGCGCTCGGCCTGGCTCAACGGCGTCGGCATTGTGGTGTGGGAGGTCGTCTTCGGTTCCTGGGTCGGCTGGAATGACCGTGATGCCGCGACGCTGCGCCGCATGCTTCCCGTCCAGCGCGGATTCCACCGCTGGCTGGTGGAGGGCGAGTGGACGCCGCTCACCGTCACCACGGCCCCGCTCGTCGGGTCGACCTTCGAGCTGGACGGCGCCACACTGCTGCTGCTGGCGAACACGTCCGGCTCGGACGCCGAGTACCGGTTGGCCGGCAGTGGCTGGGCACCGCTGCACGCCGGCGACACCGCAGATACGGTCACCGTGCCCGCGAACGGAATAGCCGCTGCGGTGCGGGTTCGCACCGGCGCCGCGGTCCCCGCGGAGATCGGCAGGGTCCAGGCCGCCCTCGCCGGCGAACCCGCCCAGCACGATGCGTCCTTCAGGCACCGCTCCGCCCGGCGGATGAGCGCGCCGCACCGGACCGGTGCGGCCGCACCGGCCTCCCTGCCCGCGGCTACGGTTCGGCCCGTGGACACGGCGGCGGTGACGGTTCCGCCCGGCCGGTACACGCTGACCGTGCGGTTCCGGATGCGGGAGACCGGCATGTATGACGGCGCACCCTACGTCGACGAGTGGAAGCCGCTGTCCCCCCGGCTTCACGACCAGCGCACGCTGGACCGGTCCGTCGTGATTCCACACCCGGTCCGGGTGGCCGCGGCCGAAGTGAGCGAGGCCGAGTACGCGCGTTTCCTGGACGCCATCGGCGAGCACACGGAGGCCCGCGACCCCGAGCGTCCGGCCACTAAGGTGACGTTCGCCCGGGCCCGCGAGTATGCGGCCTGGGCCGGAGGACGCCTCCCCTCGGAGGACGAGTGGCAGCTCGCGGCCACCCGGCCGGGCTTCGTCCGCCGCACCCCGGAGGTGTGGAACTGGACCGAATCCGAGCACTCCGACGGCCGTACGCGTTTCGTCATGCTTAAAGGCGGCAGCGCCTACCGCTGCGAGGGGTCGAACTGGTACTTCGACGGCGGAGTGCAGCATCCGGAGTTCAGCGCGAAGCTGCTGCTGCCCGGACTCGGCCTGGACGCGTCCACGTCGATCGGTTTCCGCATCTGCACCGACCCGGCCACTGACGAAGGGGAAACCGGATGA
- a CDS encoding DUF6297 family protein, with product MARTEASADPLPTEFNPARYTRVASRDIRRGSVRVRDVLLDAYATLLGVGTILALAGGLVLAMRNEVAKALGAGTGGRRTVVTAEWTALPDGAAATVLLFAALAAVMAGARKLGPVAVASAEGYWWLSLPVERRPFLAGGLLRRVGLVWAAGAVLYLPVGFITDLAATVEGQFLGAAVFGLAAVCALLLAALRQSAGNGFPAGASGAVGGLVLLALLSFLPRRAAAGELEPAAAALAAVVGLGVLVFTRMGAIPGRELIRGGGVSGHAGAALYLMDTNELGRAFAGTPGRTSSRARRWYAKGARTPFGALLRADATAFLRTPGIWGRPVLLLLLCVAVLLTAGQQPAPLQLVIILLTVCAVVPAPGALARQTAITPGLDALLPLFPALVRLSRTVLPAAVLALWSAVFCAVLVLLGTGTPALIGLGALAGIGFGAAAVRGAYRPLPDWSAPPVETVFGPVPTAQTGSLAQGLDTILLAAVPLLLGLFLGYVPVVLLLAQAGFSAVCVLLVMYSRPK from the coding sequence GTGGCCCGGACCGAAGCGTCTGCCGATCCATTACCCACGGAGTTCAATCCGGCCCGCTATACGCGCGTTGCCTCGCGGGACATTCGCCGCGGCAGTGTCCGTGTTCGGGATGTGCTGCTGGATGCCTATGCCACACTGCTGGGCGTCGGGACCATCCTCGCCCTGGCCGGGGGACTGGTGCTGGCGATGCGGAACGAGGTCGCGAAGGCCCTGGGGGCCGGTACCGGCGGCCGCCGCACCGTTGTGACCGCGGAATGGACCGCCCTGCCAGACGGTGCCGCGGCGACCGTGCTGCTGTTCGCCGCGCTGGCCGCCGTGATGGCGGGGGCGCGGAAGCTCGGGCCGGTGGCCGTCGCGTCGGCCGAAGGGTACTGGTGGCTGAGCCTGCCTGTGGAGCGGCGTCCGTTTCTCGCGGGAGGGCTGCTCCGCCGGGTGGGCCTGGTCTGGGCTGCGGGTGCGGTCCTGTATCTGCCGGTCGGCTTCATTACGGATCTGGCGGCAACGGTGGAAGGGCAGTTCCTCGGCGCTGCCGTCTTCGGCTTGGCCGCGGTCTGCGCGCTGCTGCTGGCGGCCCTGCGGCAGTCTGCCGGGAACGGTTTTCCGGCGGGAGCGTCGGGTGCGGTCGGCGGGCTGGTGCTGCTGGCCCTGCTGAGTTTCCTGCCCCGGAGAGCCGCGGCCGGGGAACTGGAGCCTGCCGCCGCGGCGTTGGCCGCCGTCGTCGGACTGGGAGTGCTGGTGTTTACGCGGATGGGTGCGATCCCGGGCCGGGAACTGATCCGCGGCGGCGGGGTGTCCGGGCATGCCGGTGCCGCGCTGTACCTGATGGACACCAATGAGCTGGGACGGGCGTTCGCCGGGACGCCCGGAAGGACGTCTTCCCGTGCCCGGCGCTGGTACGCGAAGGGCGCGCGCACCCCGTTCGGTGCGCTGCTGCGGGCCGATGCCACCGCGTTCCTGCGCACCCCGGGGATCTGGGGGCGGCCCGTGCTGCTGCTCCTGCTGTGCGTTGCCGTGCTGCTTACCGCCGGCCAGCAGCCGGCGCCGCTGCAGCTGGTCATCATCCTGCTAACCGTCTGCGCGGTGGTTCCGGCCCCGGGTGCCCTGGCCCGGCAGACCGCCATCACCCCGGGCCTGGACGCCCTGCTGCCGCTGTTCCCGGCACTGGTCCGGCTGAGCCGGACGGTCCTGCCCGCCGCCGTCCTGGCGCTCTGGTCCGCGGTGTTCTGCGCCGTCCTGGTGCTGCTGGGCACGGGCACTCCGGCGTTGATCGGGCTTGGTGCGCTCGCCGGGATCGGGTTCGGCGCCGCGGCGGTGCGGGGTGCCTACCGTCCGCTGCCCGACTGGTCCGCTCCGCCGGTGGAGACCGTCTTCGGGCCGGTGCCCACCGCGCAGACCGGATCGCTGGCGCAGGGGCTGGACACCATTCTGCTGGCCGCGGTGCCGCTGCTGCTGGGCCTGTTCCTGGGCTACGTTCCCGTGGTGCTGCTCCTGGCCCAGGCGGGCTTTTCCGCAGTCTGCGTCCTGCTGGTGATGTACTCGCGGCCGAAGTAG
- a CDS encoding ABC transporter ATP-binding protein translates to MTAPGAVLEISNLLVGYTGAPVCGAITAHADAGEILGVVGFNGAGKSTAARTIAGKQLMLDGEVRVHGLPANEDAIPFRRQVAALFDEDAFFPSLSLREHLQLVARGHGVADPDAAVDAELDFFGLQERAGAVPESVSSGQRRRLLLASALIRPSSLLILDEPEQRLDPVMRERVGERIRRYADDGGTVLLVTHDPALLLAIAGRCLLIDDEVREIEPALAATEIAGR, encoded by the coding sequence ATGACTGCTCCGGGGGCCGTGCTCGAGATTTCGAATCTGCTGGTGGGGTACACCGGGGCGCCCGTGTGCGGCGCCATCACCGCGCATGCCGATGCGGGGGAGATCCTCGGCGTCGTGGGCTTCAACGGCGCCGGCAAATCCACCGCCGCCCGCACCATCGCCGGGAAGCAGCTGATGCTGGACGGCGAGGTGCGCGTGCACGGGCTGCCCGCCAACGAGGACGCCATCCCGTTCCGCCGGCAGGTGGCCGCCCTCTTCGACGAGGACGCGTTCTTCCCCTCCCTGTCGCTGCGGGAACATCTGCAGCTGGTCGCCCGCGGCCACGGCGTCGCGGACCCGGATGCCGCCGTCGACGCGGAACTGGACTTTTTCGGCCTGCAGGAGCGCGCAGGCGCCGTTCCGGAGTCCGTCTCCTCCGGCCAGCGCCGCCGGCTGCTGCTCGCCTCGGCCCTGATCCGGCCCTCCTCCCTGCTGATCCTGGACGAACCCGAGCAGCGCCTGGACCCGGTGATGCGCGAACGGGTGGGGGAGCGGATCCGCCGGTACGCCGACGACGGCGGCACGGTCCTGCTCGTGACCCACGACCCCGCGCTGCTCCTGGCCATCGCCGGACGCTGCCTGCTGATCGATGACGAGGTGCGGGAGATCGAACCGGCCCTGGCCGCCACCGAGATCGCGGGCCGGTAA
- a CDS encoding CaiB/BaiF CoA transferase family protein: MNPLNGLRVVDASTLFAGPLAAMHLGDMGADVVKVEHPNRPDPARGHGPSKDGQNLWWKTLGRNKRTVAIDLHTEGGRDAFLRLARTADVVIENFRPGTLERWGLDYAALSADNPGLVLARVTGFGQIGPYRHRPGFGTLAEAMSGFASSTGEPDGPPTLPPFGLADGVASLATAYAVMVALHARDRDGRGQEVDVAIIEPILAMLGPQITRWDSLGTVQPRTGNRSVNNAPRNAYLTGDGAWVAVSTSAQSIAERVVALVGRPDLADEPWFATGADRAEHAAILDDAVGSWIARHSRDEVIAAFEAADAAVAPIYDPSDIVADPQFNALGTIHRIKDADLGDIAMQGPLFRMSRDEATIAFTGRAPGADTDAVLADLGYSAGEIAALRGDGSIG; this comes from the coding sequence ATGAATCCGCTCAACGGCCTGCGGGTGGTGGATGCCTCCACCCTGTTTGCCGGCCCGCTGGCAGCGATGCACCTGGGCGACATGGGTGCCGACGTCGTCAAGGTCGAGCATCCAAACCGGCCGGACCCGGCACGCGGCCACGGACCGAGCAAGGACGGGCAGAACCTCTGGTGGAAAACGCTCGGCCGCAACAAGCGCACCGTGGCCATCGACCTGCACACGGAGGGCGGACGTGACGCGTTTCTGCGCCTGGCCCGGACCGCGGACGTGGTGATTGAGAACTTCCGTCCCGGCACGCTCGAACGCTGGGGGCTGGACTACGCCGCCCTGTCCGCGGACAACCCCGGGCTTGTTCTCGCCCGGGTCACCGGGTTCGGGCAGATCGGCCCGTATCGACACCGACCGGGATTCGGCACGCTGGCCGAGGCAATGAGCGGCTTCGCGTCCTCCACCGGCGAACCGGACGGGCCGCCCACGCTTCCGCCGTTCGGGCTCGCCGACGGCGTCGCCTCCCTGGCGACCGCCTACGCGGTCATGGTCGCCCTGCACGCCCGGGACCGGGACGGCAGGGGTCAGGAGGTCGACGTCGCAATCATCGAGCCGATCCTCGCGATGCTCGGTCCGCAGATCACGCGCTGGGATTCGCTGGGCACTGTGCAGCCGCGCACGGGCAACCGCTCGGTCAACAACGCGCCGCGCAACGCCTACCTCACCGGCGACGGGGCCTGGGTGGCGGTGTCGACGAGTGCACAGTCCATCGCCGAGCGCGTCGTCGCCCTCGTCGGCCGTCCCGACCTCGCCGACGAGCCGTGGTTCGCCACCGGCGCCGACCGCGCCGAGCACGCCGCCATCCTCGACGACGCCGTCGGCTCGTGGATCGCCCGGCATTCCCGCGACGAGGTGATCGCCGCGTTCGAAGCGGCGGACGCTGCCGTCGCGCCCATCTACGACCCCTCGGACATCGTTGCCGATCCGCAGTTCAACGCGCTCGGAACCATCCACCGCATCAAAGACGCGGACCTGGGCGACATCGCCATGCAGGGACCGCTGTTCCGGATGTCGCGGGATGAGGCGACGATCGCCTTCACCGGGCGGGCACCCGGCGCGGACACGGACGCCGTGCTGGCCGACCTGGGGTACTCGGCCGGCGAAATCGCCGCGCTGCGCGGAGACGGAAGCATCGGATGA
- a CDS encoding dihydrofolate reductase family protein yields MGSLMYSMNCSLDGYSADADGNFAWLEPTEDFLVSHSEDLEDAAAVLYGRRMYETMAVWETDPALAGGPPGTDRFAAAWTAVPKVVFSSTLPEVYTGRTTLEPALTREAVERAKAAGNVTIGGPELAKSAMRMGLVDVVSLVICPVIAGGGTRALPDGLPLNLRLLREQRLDNGGVRVTYAVV; encoded by the coding sequence ATGGGATCCCTGATGTACTCCATGAACTGCTCACTGGACGGATACAGCGCCGACGCTGACGGTAACTTCGCCTGGCTGGAGCCGACCGAGGATTTTCTTGTTTCACATTCCGAGGACCTGGAGGACGCGGCCGCCGTGCTCTACGGGCGGCGGATGTACGAAACCATGGCCGTCTGGGAAACCGATCCAGCCTTGGCCGGAGGGCCGCCGGGGACGGACCGGTTCGCGGCGGCCTGGACGGCGGTGCCCAAGGTGGTGTTTTCCTCCACACTTCCGGAGGTTTACACCGGCCGGACCACCCTGGAACCTGCCCTGACCCGGGAGGCCGTGGAGCGGGCCAAGGCCGCGGGAAACGTGACGATCGGCGGTCCGGAGCTGGCCAAGAGCGCTATGCGGATGGGCCTGGTGGACGTTGTGTCGCTGGTGATCTGTCCGGTCATTGCCGGCGGCGGCACGCGGGCCCTGCCCGACGGGTTGCCGCTGAATCTTCGCCTGCTGCGGGAACAGCGCCTCGACAACGGGGGAGTCCGGGTGACCTACGCCGTGGTCTAG